AAGTGTTTCTGCTTTCACATCTGGAAGTGCTATGATACTGTGTGTCATCAATCGATCAAGCAATTCTAGTAACTTTGGTAATAGTTTTTCTGCACGTGCTGATTACTTTGTCCAGAAGATAAAAATACTTTAGATATTAGATGCAAATGAAGGTAGAATATGTGTTTTCTTATATGGTGCCTGAGAGATTGCTTTCTGATCAGGTTGAACGTACAAGACTAAGACCTCTAGCGAGTGGTCTTTTGACACCATTTCAAGGGATTCGGTTTCTTGGGCTACAGTTGCTTTTATTGTTAGGGATTCTTCTCCAACTTAACAACTACAGGTTTGTTTGGTTCATATGCAAGTGTTTGTTTAAATTCACAAACACAAATCACTCACCAGTAACCAAACCACATGTAATCAAGTTCTGTAAGGGATAATGTCATGCCTTGGCTAAATTAGTTTTGTGCTTAATGAACTCTAGCCTTATATTCTGCAGCCGTGTATTAGGAGCCTTATCTTTGTTACTAAACTTCTCCTACCCACTTATGACGAGGTTTACACATTGGGTAAAAATGCTTTTCAATGTTTAATACTATGTTTTTTTTTTCCCGTATGGTAAAATTCATTAAAAGTGAAATACTCGTTTTGATACACAAGCTGGCGGCATAACAAGAAAGCCCCAGAAGTAAAAGCCCATATGAAGGCGGCATCTAAAACCCACGCAGGGTGACTTACTGACAACTAAAACCGCAAATAAACTCATATGACTAGTAACAACACACGAGCATTAAACAAAACAATTCAACAGACTTTAGAATCAAGCACAAGCCAATGATCGGGGAAATATAGTTGCTGCCTATAGTCCGCCACACGATAACATCCACTTCTTATAACTACACCATGACTTACCGCGGCTGCTTACGCCCGCCAAACGATAACGTCCAAGAACCTAAACCTTCATAACCCAACAAGAGGGACCGCCATTCGATCAACACAACCTTTGGATACAGATGCGACGCACTCATATACGTCCGCTTAATCCTAGATAGAATCCCAACCAAAACCCCACAAAGACGAAGCCTTGCCAACTAAAATTCTCGGGATATACTCCCAGATGAAAAACCACACCACACGGCAAGCAATCACTGCACCCATGAACTCTAAAATAAAGTCTGCTAAATCAAGTGTTAAACTCCACACATAGCAATAACCAAACCTTGAACTGAGCGACCAAAAAGGAGATACGACCACCACATACGCTAATTCCGTTTCCAAACCATACCACTCTAGACAAACCAAACACAACAAACGACCATACCGACACACCATAAACCAAACTGAACACACAAGACACTACAATCTAGAGCACGGGACACAAACATGAGAGCTTCAGAACCGTCAGACTTAATGGCTTCGCCGGCGCCAGACTCAACCCACACGCCCTAAGCCACCGCAAAGACCATTACTCTACCCGATTCAAGCGAATCTCCAACCCGGGTCAAGCCGCAAAGGATCTGAAACTCCAAATCTGCAGAGACCTCCACACAAATCAACCACACAGACTGTCTCCACCTTCCCTACCGCTGCTTCTCGACGAGATTTCGCAGTGACACAACCTTTTGGAGTCATCACCCTAAACAGATCCAGATTCAGCTAATCACCAACCCTAACACACAGATCTACAAAAAAGAAAAGGAAACTAAGAAAACTTGACCCGCGGTGGCGCTAACGGAACCACCACGCGCCGGTCACCGGTGTTTGAAGAGATGAAGCTGTAATACTATGCTTTCTTCTTTGTCTTTTTTTTCTGATAGTTTTCTGTTATTGTTATTTTAGCCTCAAGCATTTTTAGGTTTCACCATAAACTGGGGAGCACTATTAGGATGGGCTGCAGTTAAAGGAAGCTTAGAACCAGTCTGCTGGACCATTGTTTATGATACTATTTATGATACTATTTATGATACTATTGTCAACAGCTCTTAGATTTGGTGATTATACAAAGCTGAGGCTAACTGGATTTGGCACATCATCCGCACTCCATGAACTTTACAAGGAATCTTTTGTGATATTTAACTCCATCTCGTTCTAATGACTAAGGGTGGCAATATTTACGCATCACTGGGCGCTGCTTCAGGACAACTAGGATGGCAAATAGGGACCGAAGATTTCTCATCTCGTTTTGAATGCAGTAGAAAGTATGTTAACAACTTCGGCTTCCTTCTTTTGTCTTGGGATCTGGTTTTTGATTTTTCCACAGGTTTGTGTCCAACAAGTGGTTTGGTGCTATTATATCTAGTGGTGTTTTACTTGGAAGAACGTTTCAGTAGATATCTCTCTCTCTGGTAATGAATGCTGATGAAGATGTTCTTGGGGTAAGAGTAACCTATTCCTAATTTCCTGTATATGAAGAATGGAAGTAGACTCGAGAGACGTCGCTACCAAGTACAAAGTCTCCTTCAGGATTTGACAAGCTGAAGGCGAAACCATTGTCAGATTAGCTGAAACCTTGACTTATTCTCATTAGTTTCTGGTTCTGTTGTTGTCATGCCTTTTGTTTACAAGGAGGTTTGTTACTCTCCATTCAAAGCGTTAACTGACTAAAATTAAGATATCATAAAAGCAAACCGAAATGTCAGAAGTGGGATTTGAACCCACGCCCTCTCACGAGGACCAGAACTTGAGTCTGGCGCCTTAGACCACTCGGCTACCCTGACTATTGATTTAAACCTAACTTACATTGCATACAATCACTAATTAATAATAATACTGTTAAGAACACAGATCAACATCATCCTTAGCAATAATTGGACTAAGTTCAGATTGAGTGAAGAGGTAGTAAGATACTGTAAAAAAGGTCTAAAGCTTCATACAGCAATCCACTAGAACCAAATAACATACTAAAAAGATGCAACACAGATTCTGACACCATTACACAACACCCTTTTTTTTTTACTATCCACGTATTACCATTTCGTAGAACCTTCTAATCTCTCTTCTTGTTCTTCAACGGGCCCAATGGGATCTTGCTCAACACCTTCTCGTCCAACACTGCGTACTGCTTCTTGATCTCGATCATTGCCTTCTCACCTAATGGGTCGACTTTGTCTTCATACTTGTCGTAGACAAGAGGCACCGTGAAGAGCAGCACAAGAGCTGTTGCGGCAGATAAAAAGATTTAGAACGTCAGGAGGGTCTAGTGAAATAAGAAAAGAAAATATCCACAAGGGTGTGGAAGATTAAGCATTACCTATGTATGCCAATGTCAAGAAATTGAACCATCCTCCCAAGATTGATAGAACCCACAAGCCAGCAATAGCCTATTCAATCCAATGTTTACATTTTGGTCAAAGATCAGAATGAACACATGAACCACACAAACAGTTTCTACTAAGCAGCAGATTTGAGCTTACAGAGATGAACTTCTTGAGATCCCTTCCAGATGCAATCTCACGAAGAGAAGAGAACCCACGGTTGATCTCTATCCTGAGCCCAGACGCAAGCTGAAGAACAGGCTCTTCAGGGATATGAACTTCAGGAATCTTCGGTGGAGACCTAACAGAGAATCAACCGTCAACAATTAAGGAGTGAGTTACATTGAGCTGACACGCGTGCAAAGACAGCAACTTACTTGTGAATGAACATGGTGGCATTAGACCAGAGAAACAGAACTGCAAGAACAACAATCATCACATGGCAAAGCAAAGTGAGGACGTGATACTCCATCAACTCAAACAGAACCCACGCAGCTGTAGCACCACCGAGAACACCACCAGACATCTTCTTGTCCTTCCACATGAATATATCAGCAGCTGCACAGGAAAGCATGGAACTTTATACACAAAACTACAACTTTAAGCAAACCCAGATCCAGATTCGAATTCATATACAAGTCTGAGATAAAACGTACGTTTTCCACCACCGAGAACTTTGTGAACGGGCTTCTCCCTTCCGAA
The DNA window shown above is from Brassica oleracea var. oleracea cultivar TO1000 chromosome C3, BOL, whole genome shotgun sequence and carries:
- the LOC106334756 gene encoding reticulon-like protein B1, translating into MTEDHKHEEPVTASEPAVEIVERESLMDKISEKIHHGGGDSSSSSSSSDDEDDKKKEKKEKPSSMKSKVYRLFGREKPVHKVLGGGKPADIFMWKDKKMSGGVLGGATAAWVLFELMEYHVLTLLCHVMIVVLAVLFLWSNATMFIHKSPPKIPEVHIPEEPVLQLASGLRIEINRGFSSLREIASGRDLKKFISAIAGLWVLSILGGWFNFLTLAYIALVLLFTVPLVYDKYEDKVDPLGEKAMIEIKKQYAVLDEKVLSKIPLGPLKNKKRD